A portion of the Choristoneura fumiferana chromosome 20, NRCan_CFum_1, whole genome shotgun sequence genome contains these proteins:
- the LOC141439236 gene encoding COMM domain-containing protein 4 yields MKFKFCSDGDCPLWALAALHALGSLPAGLFRALLQHIVDELPEDGIMDILKGTSLSSRDESARAAAAIRWVLRQSWRGGCPGSQLTRDLLVLGLPRAHATALAEAADNGREAYEAKVQASGFMVNKLTDVTCSPGPEGSFDTIKLCLHSEDITGEREQKTVLLHKSQVDTLLTELKDAYKKMEELENIE; encoded by the exons ATg AAGTTCAAGTTCTGCTCGGACGGCGATTGCCCGCTGTGGGCTCTGGCAGCGCTCCACGCGCTGGGCAGCCTACCTGCCGGTCTCTTTCGTGCTTTGCTACAGCATATAGTGGATGAACTGCCT gaAGATGGCATTATGGACATACTCAAAGGCACCAGTTTAT CTTCTCGCGACGAATCAGCGAGAGCGGCGGCTGCTATTCGCTGGGTGCTCCGCCAAtcctggcgcggcggctgcccCGGATCCCAGCTCACTCGTGACCTTCTGGTACTCGGATTGCCGAGAGCTCACGCGACTGCTTTAGCGGAAGCAGCCGACAACGGCAGGGAGGCATATGAGGCTAAAGTGCAAGCTAGTGGGTTCATGG TGAACAAACTGACTGACGTCACCTGTTCTCCCGGTCCGGAAGGCAGCTTTGACACGATAAAGCTGTGTCTACACTCAGAAGATATCACCGGCGAACGAGAACAGAAGacagtgctgctgcataagtcgCAAGTGGACACCCTGCTTACGGAGCTCAAAGATGCCTACAAAAAGATGGAAGAATTAGAAAATATAGAGTAG